In Sphingobacterium zeae, one genomic interval encodes:
- a CDS encoding outer membrane beta-barrel family protein: protein MLFNAKSFKSFLFLLFSPVFLFAQTGQIKAILVDSATAKPILSASAALMDAKNNTFVKGGQSVDQGFLLLSDIKPGKYNIRFSYVGYETKSIDAVEVLGGKSKDLGRIALKSIGNVLNEVVVEGRVPAMQIGIDRKTFNVGESLVSAGGTATDVLANVPTLQVDQDGSVSLRGSSSVKILIDGRESALAGSDVTSLLQSLPANSIDKVEVITNPSSKYDAEGQTGIINIVLKKNIRTGLNGSINTSAGSYDNYMAGLTLNYRDKKFNYFGSYNFNKRHMVGSGAVDNIFKNNNSEISNNSESSRKGNSHTIKAGVDYSLSDKTSLSLSGNVSIRDNNRGEDLGYRYFNHPTLSGTSTRTSRQLEDDLGYEFTMDFRHQFKRSGEELTANASYGRDQEDGTNVFLQEFSSGTPSTGRNNVSSEDGKNINIQADYVLPFSEDSKFEAGYRSQIRKSFDTQFSDTLSVASGSYLPDYGISNDFDFTSTVHALYANYQGKLSDKIGYQVGLRAEQFNLNSTYFSKDPTVIDKETKASQDFFRLYPTLFLTYNVGDEGDKIQFSYSRRVQRARGWQVNPFLNVSDDMNRRQGNPNLKPEDVHGFELSFAKTFGKVNLISSAYFNHTNEVMQPYVYFVDTLSSVTYSRWENLTSRNLSGFEFISKVNATKDFDFTFNLNLININFKANEAYNVKASNGFAYNTNLTANYRFTPTFSAQVRGEYNSSRVMAQGKMNAMKGVDVALKKDVLNKKASIMFNVRDVFNTRKMQGFTETPQLSSNFEHRWMKRMFTLSLSYRFGSQDLNKSKKRVSNTNEVGEGEEY from the coding sequence ATGTTGTTTAACGCTAAATCGTTTAAATCTTTTTTATTTTTGTTGTTTTCACCTGTTTTTCTTTTTGCTCAAACGGGTCAAATTAAAGCTATTTTGGTTGATAGCGCAACCGCTAAGCCTATATTATCCGCGAGTGCCGCACTCATGGACGCGAAAAATAATACCTTTGTGAAAGGTGGACAGTCTGTAGACCAAGGATTTCTCTTGTTGTCTGATATTAAACCCGGTAAATACAATATACGTTTTTCCTATGTCGGTTACGAAACAAAATCTATTGATGCTGTAGAGGTTTTAGGAGGCAAGAGTAAAGATCTAGGCCGAATTGCATTGAAGTCCATAGGGAATGTCTTGAATGAAGTGGTTGTTGAAGGTAGGGTTCCAGCCATGCAAATCGGTATAGACCGTAAAACGTTCAATGTAGGCGAAAGCTTGGTCAGTGCTGGCGGAACTGCAACAGATGTATTAGCTAATGTTCCAACCCTACAGGTTGATCAGGACGGATCGGTCAGTTTGCGTGGGTCGAGTAGCGTGAAAATTTTGATAGATGGACGTGAGTCTGCTTTAGCTGGAAGTGATGTGACTTCCTTGCTTCAAAGCCTACCTGCTAATTCAATCGATAAAGTTGAGGTCATTACTAATCCCTCTTCCAAATATGACGCCGAGGGACAGACTGGGATCATCAATATCGTTTTAAAGAAGAATATCAGAACCGGATTAAATGGTTCTATCAATACTTCTGCAGGTTCTTATGATAACTACATGGCGGGACTGACCTTAAATTATAGAGATAAAAAGTTTAATTATTTTGGATCTTATAATTTCAACAAACGCCATATGGTTGGAAGCGGTGCCGTTGATAATATATTTAAAAATAACAATAGTGAGATATCAAATAATTCGGAATCATCAAGAAAAGGTAATAGTCATACGATAAAAGCTGGTGTGGACTATAGTCTTTCCGATAAGACTTCCTTGAGCCTTTCCGGTAATGTGAGCATAAGGGATAATAACCGTGGTGAGGACTTAGGGTACCGTTATTTTAACCACCCAACCTTATCCGGCACAAGCACTAGAACTTCTCGCCAACTCGAGGATGATTTAGGCTATGAATTTACAATGGATTTTAGACATCAATTTAAGAGATCCGGTGAAGAACTGACCGCTAATGCAAGCTATGGCCGCGATCAGGAAGATGGCACAAATGTTTTTTTACAGGAGTTTAGCTCTGGGACACCTAGCACAGGCCGAAATAATGTCAGTTCGGAAGACGGTAAAAATATCAATATACAAGCGGATTATGTACTCCCTTTTTCCGAAGATAGTAAATTTGAGGCAGGTTATCGTTCGCAAATCAGAAAGTCATTTGATACTCAATTCTCGGATACGTTATCGGTAGCTAGTGGTAGTTATCTGCCAGACTATGGCATCAGTAATGATTTTGATTTTACGTCTACTGTTCATGCTTTATATGCCAACTACCAAGGGAAACTATCGGATAAAATAGGTTATCAAGTAGGTTTGCGTGCTGAGCAATTTAACTTAAATTCTACTTACTTTTCAAAAGATCCAACCGTTATCGACAAGGAAACTAAGGCCAGTCAAGATTTCTTTCGTCTATATCCAACCTTATTTTTAACATACAATGTTGGTGATGAAGGTGATAAAATCCAATTCAGCTATTCTAGAAGAGTTCAGCGAGCGAGAGGCTGGCAAGTCAACCCATTCTTGAACGTTTCAGATGACATGAACAGACGGCAGGGGAATCCCAACTTGAAGCCTGAAGATGTTCACGGCTTTGAGTTGAGTTTTGCCAAAACCTTCGGTAAGGTGAATTTGATTTCTTCTGCGTACTTCAATCATACCAATGAGGTGATGCAGCCTTATGTTTATTTTGTGGACACCTTGAGCAGTGTGACCTACAGCCGTTGGGAGAACTTGACAAGTAGAAATCTCTCCGGATTTGAATTTATCTCTAAAGTCAATGCAACTAAAGATTTTGATTTTACATTCAATCTTAATCTGATCAATATCAATTTTAAAGCGAATGAGGCTTATAATGTTAAAGCATCCAATGGTTTTGCATACAATACGAACTTAACGGCTAATTATCGTTTTACGCCAACGTTTTCCGCTCAAGTTCGTGGTGAATATAACTCGTCTAGGGTGATGGCACAAGGAAAGATGAACGCTATGAAAGGTGTTGATGTTGCGTTGAAAAAAGATGTGCTAAATAAGAAGGCATCTATTATGTTCAATGTTAGAGATGTATTTAATACTCGGAAAATGCAGGGCTTTACTGAGACACCACAATTGAGTTCTAATTTTGAACACCGTTGGATGAAGAGAATGTTTACTTTGTCGCTTTCCTACCGGTTTGGTAGCCAAGATTTAAACAAATCAAAGAAGAGGGTGTCAAATACAAATGAAGTAGGGGAAGGAGAGGAATATTAA
- a CDS encoding 3-keto-disaccharide hydrolase, which translates to MKVLKTVLAVSVIAFSAHLNTAIGQTKKEVPAYKILDLPRVDIKKFKKNKAGAYVIFDGTSMDGWRGYDKTVVPKRWVINEGAIKFDSQANLGKEEGGDLVFAHDFKNFELEMEWKVAKGANSGIFFLAKEVEGQPIYISSPECQVLDNENHPDAKMGVDGNRKSTSLYDMIPAKPQNGKPYGEWNKVKIRVNNGKVEHFQNDVKVVEYTLWDKSWIDLLQKSKFSEEKWPLAFKLLSNVGGDSKSGLIGLQDHGNDVWFKNITVKVLK; encoded by the coding sequence ATGAAGGTATTAAAAACAGTTCTTGCGGTATCGGTGATTGCTTTTTCGGCACACCTTAATACGGCCATAGGACAAACAAAAAAAGAGGTTCCTGCTTACAAAATCTTAGATTTACCACGTGTAGATATCAAGAAATTTAAAAAGAATAAGGCTGGAGCCTATGTTATTTTTGATGGCACTTCTATGGACGGCTGGAGAGGCTACGATAAGACTGTCGTCCCTAAAAGATGGGTAATTAATGAAGGTGCGATCAAATTTGATAGCCAAGCTAATCTTGGAAAGGAAGAAGGAGGAGATTTAGTTTTTGCTCATGATTTCAAAAATTTCGAATTAGAAATGGAATGGAAAGTTGCTAAAGGGGCAAATTCGGGGATTTTCTTTTTAGCCAAGGAGGTGGAGGGACAACCGATTTATATCTCTTCTCCAGAATGTCAGGTTTTAGATAATGAAAACCACCCTGATGCTAAAATGGGTGTTGACGGAAATCGAAAATCCACATCACTATACGATATGATCCCGGCCAAACCGCAGAATGGTAAACCTTATGGCGAGTGGAATAAGGTTAAGATCAGAGTCAACAATGGAAAGGTAGAGCATTTTCAGAATGATGTAAAAGTTGTAGAATATACATTGTGGGATAAGTCATGGATTGATTTGTTGCAAAAAAGTAAATTCAGTGAAGAGAAGTGGCCTTTGGCTTTTAAATTGTTGAGCAATGTTGGTGGCGATAGTAAGTCAGGGCTTATTGGTCTCCAGGACCATGGAAATGATGTATGGTTTAAGAATATTACGGTAAAGGTATTAAAATAA
- a CDS encoding YjjG family noncanonical pyrimidine nucleotidase — protein MFNQGKKHIFFDLDHTIWDFDKNAEETLHELYFKYKFDRLFNQESSTRFIETYTINNHRLWGLYHHGKITKPELRTARFADTFTQLGVDPKLFPEEFELEYLAVCPQKTNLFPNAHETLAYLGDRYNLHLISNGFKEACETKLEKSDLKKYFKHIFISEVVGINKPDPRIFQFAMTTAFAQPQQSLMIGDNLDADIRGAVNVGMDAIFFNPGNIEKPEDVTHMIIDLKELQSIL, from the coding sequence ATGTTTAATCAGGGAAAAAAACACATTTTCTTCGATCTGGATCATACGATTTGGGATTTTGATAAAAATGCCGAAGAAACTCTTCACGAATTATATTTTAAATACAAGTTTGATCGCTTGTTCAATCAAGAGTCGTCCACCCGTTTTATAGAAACTTATACAATCAACAATCATCGGCTTTGGGGACTTTATCATCACGGAAAGATCACAAAACCGGAACTCAGAACGGCACGGTTTGCTGATACCTTTACACAACTCGGTGTGGATCCCAAATTGTTTCCTGAAGAATTCGAGTTAGAATATCTCGCTGTCTGTCCCCAAAAAACAAACCTGTTTCCCAACGCTCATGAAACGCTGGCTTATCTAGGTGACAGATATAATCTTCACTTAATCTCCAATGGTTTTAAAGAAGCATGTGAAACAAAATTGGAAAAAAGCGACTTAAAAAAGTATTTCAAACATATTTTTATTTCAGAGGTGGTCGGCATAAACAAACCAGATCCTCGAATATTTCAATTTGCCATGACGACAGCTTTTGCGCAACCTCAGCAGTCATTGATGATTGGGGACAACCTTGATGCGGATATCCGTGGCGCTGTAAATGTCGGGATGGACGCCATTTTCTTTAATCCTGGTAACATCGAAAAGCCGGAAGATGTTACGCATATGATTATCGATTTAAAAGAATTACAATCGATACTTTAA
- a CDS encoding sensor histidine kinase, whose translation MKKALLLFYFLLFYAVMQLIWWGVMFVRFDPSKQNMIIGEGIFFLIIFLWGAWRLKRLVEREQKLLQQQQNFLLAITHELKSPLASVKLYIQTILRRDLDKEQQQTFLRNSLKDIERLDDLVENVLMTTKLDSRNYSMPKEDFNFTSLVEQIVDRLQKNSCSSQVLKPYLEADIVIHADKFAISNVVTNLIENAIKYSPACAMVDVKLYTEQNKIIFSVADHGIGISDEEKKLIFNKFYRVGSEATRKTKGTGLGLYIVKTVLQKHDAIIKVKDNTPKGSIFEVTFERNAK comes from the coding sequence ATGAAGAAAGCGCTGTTACTCTTTTATTTTCTATTGTTTTATGCGGTTATGCAATTGATCTGGTGGGGCGTGATGTTCGTTCGATTTGACCCCAGTAAGCAGAACATGATCATTGGAGAAGGGATTTTCTTCCTAATTATTTTCCTATGGGGAGCATGGCGACTAAAACGACTGGTGGAAAGAGAGCAGAAATTATTGCAACAGCAGCAAAACTTTCTTTTAGCCATTACACATGAATTGAAATCGCCTTTAGCTTCTGTCAAACTGTATATTCAAACGATTTTGAGGCGCGATTTGGATAAGGAACAACAGCAGACATTCTTGCGTAATTCACTAAAGGATATCGAGCGTTTGGATGATTTAGTGGAAAATGTGCTAATGACCACCAAATTGGATAGCCGTAATTATAGTATGCCGAAAGAGGATTTTAATTTTACTTCTTTGGTAGAACAGATCGTTGACAGGCTGCAAAAGAATTCGTGTAGTTCACAAGTTTTGAAACCTTATTTGGAAGCAGATATTGTTATTCATGCTGATAAGTTTGCGATTAGTAATGTGGTGACTAACCTGATTGAAAATGCGATTAAGTATTCACCCGCATGTGCAATGGTGGATGTGAAATTATATACGGAGCAAAATAAAATAATTTTTTCTGTTGCTGACCATGGTATTGGTATCAGCGATGAAGAGAAAAAGCTTATCTTTAATAAGTTTTATCGGGTGGGCAGTGAGGCTACGCGGAAAACCAAAGGCACAGGTTTGGGGTTATATATCGTGAAAACCGTGTTGCAGAAACACGACGCGATCATTAAAGTTAAAGATAACACTCCTAAAGGGAGTATTTTTGAAGTAACATTTGAAAGAAATGCAAAGTAA
- a CDS encoding response regulator transcription factor, with protein sequence MQSKQRILLVEDEEHLLEAIKLNLEMEGYRVTTATDGKKALKVFKEERFNLVVLDVMIPEIDGFQVAETIRLQNTEVPIMFLTAKNSSEDRITGLKKGADDYLVKPFNLEELILRVGNLVRRGMKPDDLKELNSYQIGDKTIYFNSYELHHADGTITSLTKKETMLLKLLIERRNEAVSREQILETVWNYDVYPSTRTIDNFILTFRKYFEPDQKHPIYFHSIRGVGYKFTDNNA encoded by the coding sequence ATGCAAAGTAAACAAAGAATATTACTTGTCGAAGATGAAGAACACTTGTTAGAAGCTATCAAGTTGAATCTCGAAATGGAAGGTTACCGTGTCACTACGGCTACCGATGGAAAAAAAGCACTAAAAGTCTTCAAGGAGGAGCGTTTCAACTTGGTTGTCTTGGATGTGATGATTCCGGAAATTGATGGATTTCAAGTTGCTGAAACTATTCGATTGCAAAATACAGAAGTTCCTATTATGTTTTTAACTGCCAAAAATAGCAGTGAGGATCGGATTACCGGTCTTAAGAAAGGAGCAGATGACTATTTGGTGAAACCTTTCAACTTAGAAGAGTTGATTCTGCGTGTTGGAAATTTAGTTCGTCGTGGCATGAAGCCTGATGATTTGAAAGAACTAAATTCGTATCAAATAGGAGATAAAACGATCTATTTCAATTCGTATGAACTGCATCATGCGGATGGTACGATAACCTCTTTAACGAAAAAGGAAACAATGTTGTTAAAGCTGTTGATTGAAAGACGTAATGAGGCGGTATCAAGGGAGCAAATATTGGAGACCGTGTGGAACTATGATGTTTACCCATCTACACGGACGATCGATAATTTTATTTTGACCTTCCGGAAATATTTCGAGCCTGATCAGAAACACCCAATTTATTTTCATTCTATCCGTGGTGTTGGTTATAAGTTTACCGACAATAATGCCTAG
- the hemE gene encoding uroporphyrinogen decarboxylase, translating to MSTTLQNDLLIRAAFSQQTERPPVWMMRQAGRFMKEYWDIKNKYSFLEMCKTPEIAADVTMLPVDLLGIDAAILFSDILVTAEAMGGDLSFEQVVGPRFSNPIRSVKDAEALSVNCLDRLQYVADAIRVIQQRLDRRIPLIGFAGAPFTILSYLVEGGSSKDFKLTKLMLNNQPELAHMILQKIADVTVDYLNMQIDAGVNAIQLFDSWALALSWNDYRDFSHYYNKQIISRLNRQDIPVISFCKGSSVFAPMMVEAQPDVISIDWNADLKNIKQSLPQGIAVQGNLDPFVLYADKAVIKRKITELFERMRGENGFIFNLGHGIMPDIPFDNVKYAIEVVKEFRY from the coding sequence GTGAGTACTACTTTACAAAACGACTTATTGATTAGGGCTGCATTCTCGCAGCAGACAGAGAGACCTCCTGTGTGGATGATGCGTCAAGCCGGGCGCTTTATGAAAGAATATTGGGATATCAAGAATAAATATTCCTTTCTGGAAATGTGCAAAACACCCGAAATCGCTGCTGATGTCACTATGCTTCCAGTTGATTTATTGGGTATTGACGCTGCTATCTTATTTTCTGATATTTTAGTGACCGCCGAAGCAATGGGCGGCGATCTTTCCTTTGAACAAGTTGTAGGACCTCGTTTTTCTAATCCTATTCGTTCTGTAAAGGATGCAGAAGCTTTATCTGTTAATTGTCTGGATAGATTGCAATATGTAGCTGATGCCATAAGGGTAATTCAGCAACGTCTTGATAGGCGTATTCCTTTGATTGGATTTGCAGGAGCACCGTTTACAATTTTAAGTTATTTGGTGGAAGGTGGATCTTCAAAAGATTTTAAGTTAACAAAATTGATGTTGAATAATCAGCCCGAGTTGGCACATATGATTCTTCAAAAGATTGCCGATGTTACTGTTGACTATTTGAACATGCAGATCGATGCAGGCGTTAATGCGATTCAATTATTTGATAGTTGGGCTTTGGCCCTATCATGGAATGATTACCGTGATTTCTCACATTATTATAATAAACAGATTATCTCAAGATTAAATCGTCAAGACATTCCAGTTATTTCATTTTGCAAGGGATCGTCTGTTTTTGCACCGATGATGGTCGAAGCGCAACCTGATGTGATATCTATTGATTGGAATGCAGATTTAAAAAATATAAAACAATCCCTACCACAGGGTATCGCTGTCCAAGGAAATTTAGATCCATTTGTTTTGTATGCTGATAAGGCCGTAATTAAAAGGAAGATTACAGAACTCTTTGAACGTATGCGAGGTGAAAACGGTTTTATCTTTAACTTGGGGCATGGTATTATGCCAGATATTCCATTTGATAATGTAAAATATGCCATTGAAGTAGTGAAAGAATTTCGCTATTGA
- the hemJ gene encoding protoporphyrinogen oxidase HemJ, which produces MIYLYAKAVHIIFVVCWMAGLFYIVRLFIYHTEAKSRPAEEYGILHRQFTVMESKLWWIIATPAMYLTVIAAIVMLYMNPGLLKMGWMHVKLTFVLGLILYHFSCQRIMFQLQSESSNWSSTKLRLWNELATVLLFAIVFTVVLKSALNWIFGVLGLLILSIALMMAVKLYKKYRTKNVGRKG; this is translated from the coding sequence ATGATCTATTTATATGCAAAAGCTGTTCATATAATCTTTGTAGTGTGTTGGATGGCTGGATTGTTCTATATTGTCCGACTATTCATCTACCATACGGAAGCTAAATCTAGGCCTGCGGAAGAATATGGAATTTTGCATAGGCAGTTCACTGTAATGGAAAGTAAGTTGTGGTGGATTATAGCCACTCCAGCCATGTACCTCACTGTAATTGCAGCAATTGTTATGCTTTATATGAATCCGGGTTTGCTGAAGATGGGCTGGATGCATGTTAAGCTTACGTTCGTTTTAGGGTTGATACTTTATCATTTCTCCTGCCAGCGGATTATGTTTCAATTACAAAGTGAGTCGTCCAATTGGTCTTCAACAAAATTGAGGCTATGGAATGAACTCGCTACAGTTTTATTATTTGCGATTGTTTTCACAGTAGTTTTAAAATCGGCCTTGAATTGGATATTTGGCGTTTTGGGACTGTTAATTTTATCAATTGCGCTGATGATGGCTGTAAAGCTTTATAAAAAGTATCGAACCAAGAATGTTGGGCGAAAAGGTTAA
- a CDS encoding DUF4476 domain-containing protein gives MYRKILVMLLLLIVALAGFAQRYRPLGGTLNIYSTDVPFFLYINDILYNNRASSDVKVSHLKNRRYNLRIVFADRQRRILNGTGIQLVDRNGQFMDVVFSVSNRRGNKGIILESMQPIDRYGNSSYRNNLLYDNQNRAKDEQYDEPYRQLESRDDSPTYNRDGYDHERSNNQQRQPEEFKIYRNGIDRPHGNAKDEGNGQLDKEVFLKTDSNRLNDLLNQKENDQDKLALAARELQNMQLRIAEIADLMELFIRDDNKLTFAKYAYPTCLDKQNYEKVGDALSFSSTREKLLDFLKK, from the coding sequence ATGTATAGAAAAATTTTAGTTATGCTCTTGTTGCTTATTGTAGCACTAGCAGGTTTTGCGCAAAGATACAGGCCTTTGGGTGGTACATTAAATATCTACTCTACAGATGTACCCTTTTTTCTTTATATTAATGACATTTTGTATAACAATAGAGCTTCAAGCGATGTCAAAGTATCTCATTTGAAGAATAGGCGTTATAATTTGCGTATCGTGTTTGCCGATCGGCAGCGCCGCATATTAAATGGTACCGGAATACAACTTGTCGATAGAAATGGGCAATTTATGGACGTTGTGTTTTCTGTCAGTAACAGAAGAGGAAATAAGGGGATTATTTTAGAATCCATGCAACCTATTGATCGTTATGGTAATAGTAGTTATCGTAACAATTTACTTTACGATAATCAGAATAGAGCTAAAGACGAACAGTATGATGAGCCTTATAGACAATTGGAAAGTCGTGACGATTCACCGACCTATAATCGGGATGGCTATGATCATGAAAGAAGCAATAATCAACAGAGGCAGCCGGAGGAATTCAAAATTTATCGTAATGGTATAGATCGTCCTCATGGCAATGCTAAAGATGAAGGAAATGGTCAACTGGATAAAGAAGTATTCCTTAAAACAGATTCTAACCGATTGAATGACCTATTGAATCAGAAAGAAAATGATCAGGATAAACTCGCGTTAGCTGCTCGTGAGTTACAAAACATGCAACTTCGTATTGCTGAAATTGCCGACTTAATGGAATTGTTTATACGGGATGATAATAAGCTCACCTTTGCTAAATATGCTTATCCAACTTGTTTGGACAAGCAGAATTATGAGAAAGTAGGGGATGCCTTATCATTTAGTTCAACCCGTGAAAAGCTTTTGGATTTTCTAAAGAAATAA
- a CDS encoding NAD-dependent succinate-semialdehyde dehydrogenase has product MKNKLLIESAYINGKFITSKHTFDVINPATGKVIASLPDLKVADCSKAIDAADKAWKSWKNTTVVERSEIVRKWYNLIQEHKDDLAEIMTLESGKPLSESKVEVDYGSSFVAWFSEEAKRAYGETIPSQKKGSRMMTIKQGVGVVAAITPWNFPIAMVTRKVAPALAAGCTVILKPASQTPFSAIALAKLAEEAGVPKGVFNVITGRDSAGIGRELATNSLVRKLSFTGSTEVGKTLIEQSASNIKKVSMELGGNAPFLVFNDADIDAAVEGALAGKFRNSGQTCVSINRFLVQEDVYDEFSMKLTQAVSKLKVGNGLDKNVQVGPLINAKGLEKVQHHVQDALNHGAELATGGNVIKGLFFQPTVLTNIPKEAVIFREETFGPICALFSFKTEEDGIAMANNTEFGLASYFYSTNVNRCFRVAEQLEAGMVGVNTGLISNAAAPFGGVKQSGVGREGSKHGLDEYMELKYICFGGE; this is encoded by the coding sequence ATGAAAAATAAACTTTTAATTGAGAGTGCTTATATCAATGGGAAATTTATTACATCAAAGCACACTTTTGACGTAATAAATCCTGCTACAGGAAAAGTTATCGCTTCATTACCCGATTTGAAAGTGGCAGATTGCAGTAAGGCAATAGATGCTGCTGACAAAGCTTGGAAAAGCTGGAAAAATACAACTGTAGTGGAACGTTCTGAAATCGTCCGTAAATGGTACAATCTTATTCAAGAGCATAAGGACGATCTTGCAGAAATCATGACGTTGGAAAGTGGGAAACCACTAAGCGAATCTAAGGTAGAAGTGGATTATGGCAGTTCTTTCGTAGCGTGGTTCTCAGAAGAAGCAAAAAGAGCCTATGGTGAAACGATACCTTCCCAGAAAAAAGGAAGCAGGATGATGACAATTAAACAAGGTGTAGGTGTAGTCGCGGCAATTACCCCCTGGAATTTCCCCATAGCGATGGTGACCCGAAAAGTAGCCCCTGCGTTGGCCGCTGGTTGTACAGTGATTCTCAAACCAGCTTCACAAACACCGTTTTCAGCGATTGCATTAGCGAAACTTGCTGAAGAGGCAGGCGTTCCCAAGGGAGTGTTTAATGTCATTACAGGAAGGGATAGCGCTGGGATAGGAAGGGAGTTAGCCACGAACAGTCTGGTGAGAAAACTTTCTTTCACAGGATCTACCGAAGTAGGAAAAACACTTATAGAACAATCAGCCTCGAACATCAAAAAAGTATCAATGGAGCTTGGCGGTAATGCCCCATTCCTAGTTTTTAACGATGCCGATATTGATGCTGCAGTAGAAGGCGCTCTCGCCGGTAAATTTAGAAATTCCGGACAGACATGTGTATCTATTAATAGATTTCTTGTTCAAGAAGATGTTTACGATGAGTTTTCAATGAAACTTACCCAGGCCGTTAGTAAACTAAAGGTTGGCAATGGGCTTGATAAAAATGTGCAGGTAGGCCCGCTAATCAATGCAAAAGGCTTAGAAAAAGTACAACATCATGTCCAAGATGCTCTAAATCATGGAGCCGAATTGGCTACTGGAGGCAACGTAATCAAAGGCTTATTTTTCCAGCCCACTGTACTGACCAATATTCCAAAAGAAGCAGTTATATTCAGGGAGGAGACGTTTGGCCCAATCTGTGCCCTTTTCAGCTTTAAAACAGAAGAAGATGGCATAGCGATGGCCAACAATACTGAATTTGGTCTCGCCTCTTATTTCTATAGTACAAATGTCAATCGCTGTTTCCGGGTAGCTGAACAACTTGAAGCCGGTATGGTTGGTGTTAATACCGGTCTTATTTCAAATGCAGCTGCACCATTTGGTGGGGTAAAACAATCAGGAGTCGGTCGAGAAGGATCGAAACATGGCTTAGATGAATATATGGAATTAAAATATATTTGTTTCGGGGGAGAATAA
- a CDS encoding thiol-disulfide oxidoreductase DCC family protein produces the protein MEQQRKHIIFFDGDCLICNRFVQKLLRMDRKKKFLFSSLQSEFSSATLKNIPKNIDSIVYLSPEGSFIKSEAVLKIIKQLGFPYTICYLLKILPIAWRDALYDYFAKNRYQWFGKNESCRIPSKAERERFI, from the coding sequence ATGGAACAACAAAGAAAACATATCATCTTTTTTGATGGGGATTGCTTGATTTGTAATCGCTTTGTTCAAAAACTATTAAGAATGGATCGTAAAAAAAAATTCTTATTTAGTTCCCTGCAGTCCGAATTTAGTAGCGCCACGCTGAAAAACATTCCTAAAAACATTGATTCAATCGTTTATTTATCTCCTGAAGGTAGCTTTATCAAAAGTGAAGCTGTTCTCAAAATCATTAAGCAATTGGGTTTTCCCTACACCATATGTTATTTACTGAAAATTTTACCGATTGCATGGAGAGACGCGCTTTATGACTATTTTGCGAAGAACCGTTATCAATGGTTTGGAAAAAATGAGTCGTGTAGGATACCTTCAAAAGCCGAAAGAGAAAGGTTCATTTGA